A genomic segment from Euzebya rosea encodes:
- a CDS encoding acetyl-CoA C-acetyltransferase: MQDVVIVGYARTPIGKFQGGLSSLTAMDLGGRAIAAALERAGVAPEQVDQVYMGHVLQAGQGQITARQAAVKAGIPMHVPATTINKVCPSGMSAIGLARQTLMLGEADVMVAGGMESMSNAPYVLPKARSGYRMGHGQIIDSMVHDGLWDAFEHVHMGEGSDAKNTEYTIAREAQDEWSAMSHERAVAAWKDGRFDNEVVPVEVPQRKGDPLVVEQDEGMRPGTTAESLGNLRPAFTRDGTITAGNASQVSDGGAALVLTTASKAEELGLTPLGRILAYGTVAGPDPSLHHQPADAIRNAAAKVDLDPSGLDLYEMNEAFASVAIHSAGLLGVDRTKVNVNGGAVALGHPIGCTGARITISLLNELRNRGGGTGAASLCGGGGQGDALIVEAL, translated from the coding sequence ATGCAAGATGTCGTCATCGTCGGCTACGCCCGGACCCCCATCGGGAAGTTCCAGGGTGGCCTGTCCTCCCTGACCGCCATGGACCTCGGTGGTCGCGCCATCGCCGCCGCCCTCGAGCGGGCCGGTGTGGCCCCCGAGCAGGTCGACCAGGTCTACATGGGCCACGTCCTGCAGGCCGGCCAGGGCCAGATCACCGCTCGCCAGGCCGCGGTCAAGGCCGGCATCCCGATGCACGTCCCGGCCACCACCATCAACAAGGTGTGCCCCTCCGGCATGTCCGCGATCGGGCTGGCCCGCCAGACCCTGATGCTCGGCGAGGCCGACGTCATGGTCGCCGGCGGCATGGAGTCGATGTCCAACGCCCCCTACGTCCTGCCGAAGGCCCGCAGCGGCTACCGGATGGGGCACGGCCAGATCATCGACTCGATGGTCCACGACGGCCTCTGGGATGCCTTCGAGCACGTCCACATGGGTGAGGGCTCCGACGCCAAGAACACCGAGTACACCATCGCCCGCGAGGCGCAGGACGAGTGGTCGGCCATGTCCCACGAGCGGGCGGTCGCCGCGTGGAAGGACGGGCGCTTCGACAACGAGGTCGTGCCCGTCGAGGTGCCCCAGCGCAAGGGCGACCCGCTGGTCGTCGAGCAGGACGAGGGCATGCGTCCCGGCACCACCGCCGAGTCGCTGGGCAACCTGCGTCCGGCGTTCACCCGCGACGGGACCATCACCGCTGGCAACGCCTCGCAGGTCTCCGACGGCGGCGCCGCGCTGGTGCTGACGACCGCCAGCAAGGCCGAGGAGCTGGGCCTGACCCCGCTCGGCCGCATCCTGGCCTACGGCACCGTCGCCGGTCCCGACCCGTCGCTGCACCACCAGCCGGCCGACGCCATCCGCAACGCGGCCGCCAAGGTCGACCTGGACCCGTCGGGCCTGGACCTCTACGAGATGAACGAGGCGTTCGCGTCGGTGGCGATCCACTCCGCCGGCCTGCTCGGCGTCGACAGGACCAAGGTCAACGTCAACGGCGGTGCGGTGGCGCTCGGCCACCCCATCGGCTGCACCGGCGCCCGCATCACCATCAGCCTGCTCAACGAGCTTCGCAACCGCGGTGGCGGCACCGGCGCCGCGTCGCTGTGCGGCGGCGGTGGCCAGGGCGACGCCCTGATCGTCGAGGCGCTGTAA
- the meaB gene encoding methylmalonyl Co-A mutase-associated GTPase MeaB, translating into MPLDTADLVDRLLAGQRRALARALSTVEDGDDEALRAIVAALHPRTGGSHLIGLTGSPGVGKSTLTSAVTQAMRSRGLTVAVLAVDPSSPFSGGALLGDRVRMADHAVDDGVYIRSMATRGHLGGLSWATPHALLVLEAAGFDVVIVETVGVGQAEVEIASIADSTVVVQAPGMGDAVQAAKAGIMEIADIHVVNKADRDGAQRTLRDIRGMLDMAPPGEWTPPVVATTAATGEGVDALVEGLLAHRRWSLESGRHLRHRRAAARVQVREILLAQVRRRMAGLDEGEALEAVVAAVAARDMDPYTAADRLLAEIG; encoded by the coding sequence ATGCCCCTCGACACCGCGGACCTCGTGGACCGGCTGCTCGCCGGCCAGCGACGAGCCCTGGCCCGCGCCCTCAGCACCGTCGAGGACGGCGACGACGAGGCGCTGCGTGCGATCGTGGCGGCCCTGCACCCGCGTACCGGCGGCTCGCACCTGATCGGCCTGACCGGGTCGCCGGGGGTGGGGAAGTCCACGCTGACCAGCGCGGTCACCCAGGCGATGCGGTCCCGGGGGCTGACCGTGGCGGTGCTGGCCGTCGATCCCTCCTCACCCTTCTCGGGGGGTGCGCTGCTCGGCGACCGGGTGCGGATGGCCGACCATGCCGTCGACGACGGCGTCTACATCCGCTCGATGGCCACCCGCGGCCACCTCGGGGGGTTGTCGTGGGCCACCCCGCATGCCCTGCTGGTGCTCGAGGCCGCCGGGTTCGACGTCGTCATCGTCGAGACGGTGGGGGTCGGACAGGCCGAGGTCGAGATCGCCAGCATCGCCGACTCCACCGTGGTCGTGCAGGCCCCCGGCATGGGCGACGCCGTGCAGGCCGCCAAGGCCGGGATCATGGAGATCGCCGACATCCACGTGGTGAACAAGGCCGACCGCGACGGCGCGCAGCGCACCCTGCGGGACATCCGCGGGATGCTCGACATGGCACCACCGGGGGAGTGGACGCCGCCGGTCGTGGCCACGACGGCCGCCACCGGTGAGGGTGTCGACGCGCTGGTGGAGGGGTTGCTCGCCCACCGCCGCTGGTCGCTGGAGTCCGGCCGCCACCTGCGGCACCGCCGCGCGGCCGCACGGGTGCAGGTCCGCGAGATCCTGCTGGCCCAGGTCCGGCGGCGCATGGCCGGACTGGACGAGGGGGAGGCGTTGGAGGCCGTCGTCGCGGCGGTGGCCGCGCGCGACATGGACCCCTACACCGCCGCGGACCGCCTGCTGGCCGAGATCGGCTGA
- a CDS encoding aldehyde dehydrogenase family protein yields MADSTDTARDLHIDDTFVSLNPATGETIATYPVHSAADVDNAVIRSRAAAAWWRDLGFDGRKHRLLAWKGLIARQSEQLCELMHVENGKPHEDALLEILLVTDHLDWAARNAAKIMKPRRVGGTPLQIDHVGYLEYLPAGVVGVIGPWNYPLHTPMGSISYALAAGNAVVFKPSEYTTGVGVRLAELFAEVVDEEPVLQVITGKGETGAALCANPGIDVLAFTGSAATGRKVMAACAENLTKVVMECGGKDAMLVDADADLTKAAEAALWGGCANGGQTCAGVERVYVHTDVHDVFVDEVVAQAQGIRAGDDDEADYGPITMPSQIDIIRRHVTDALDRGARAVVGGLESIRDPYVDPVVVTDVPLDSSLMTEETFGPILPIVRVSDMDDAVRQANDSSYGLGATVFSKRRGMALARQLNCGMVSVNSVLRFAALPELPFGGRGESGFGRIHGADGLKEFTQARAITKRRLDLGMEFASFQRPGWIFGLAEQAMKLIHGRHTR; encoded by the coding sequence ATGGCCGATTCGACCGACACCGCCAGGGACCTGCACATCGACGACACGTTCGTGTCGCTCAACCCCGCCACGGGCGAGACGATCGCCACCTACCCCGTCCACTCGGCAGCCGACGTCGACAACGCCGTCATCCGGTCCCGCGCCGCAGCGGCCTGGTGGCGTGACCTCGGGTTCGACGGGCGCAAGCACCGCCTGCTGGCCTGGAAGGGCCTGATCGCCCGGCAGAGCGAGCAGCTGTGCGAGCTGATGCACGTCGAGAACGGCAAGCCGCACGAGGACGCCCTCCTCGAGATCCTGCTGGTCACCGACCACCTCGACTGGGCTGCACGCAACGCCGCGAAGATCATGAAGCCGCGGCGGGTCGGGGGCACGCCGCTGCAGATCGACCACGTCGGCTACCTCGAGTACCTGCCCGCCGGCGTCGTCGGCGTCATCGGGCCGTGGAACTACCCGCTGCACACGCCGATGGGCTCGATCTCCTACGCCCTCGCCGCCGGCAACGCCGTGGTCTTCAAGCCGTCGGAGTACACCACCGGGGTCGGTGTGCGGCTGGCCGAGCTGTTCGCGGAGGTCGTCGACGAGGAACCCGTCCTGCAGGTCATCACCGGCAAGGGCGAAACCGGCGCGGCGCTGTGCGCCAACCCGGGCATCGACGTGCTGGCCTTCACCGGGTCCGCCGCCACCGGCCGCAAGGTCATGGCCGCGTGCGCGGAGAACCTGACCAAGGTCGTCATGGAGTGCGGCGGCAAGGACGCCATGCTCGTGGACGCCGACGCCGACCTCACCAAGGCCGCCGAGGCGGCGCTGTGGGGTGGCTGCGCCAACGGCGGGCAGACCTGTGCCGGCGTGGAGCGCGTCTACGTCCACACCGACGTGCACGACGTCTTCGTCGACGAGGTGGTCGCGCAGGCGCAGGGCATCCGCGCCGGCGACGACGACGAGGCCGACTACGGCCCCATCACCATGCCGTCGCAGATCGACATCATCCGCCGCCACGTCACCGACGCCCTCGACCGTGGGGCACGGGCCGTCGTCGGGGGCCTCGAGTCCATCCGCGACCCCTACGTCGACCCGGTCGTGGTCACCGACGTGCCGCTCGACAGCTCCCTGATGACCGAGGAGACCTTCGGGCCGATCCTGCCGATCGTCAGGGTGTCCGACATGGACGACGCGGTCCGGCAGGCCAACGACTCCTCCTACGGGCTCGGTGCGACGGTCTTCAGCAAGCGTCGCGGCATGGCCCTGGCTCGCCAGCTGAACTGCGGCATGGTGAGCGTCAACAGCGTCCTGCGCTTCGCGGCCCTTCCCGAGCTGCCCTTCGGCGGCCGTGGCGAGTCGGGCTTCGGGCGCATCCACGGCGCCGACGGCCTCAAGGAGTTCACCCAGGCCCGCGCGATCACCAAGCGACGCCTGGACCTCGGCATGGAGTTCGCCAGCTTCCAGCGTCCCGGATGGATCTTCGGGCTGGCCGAGCAGGCCATGAAGCTGATCCACGGCCGCCACACCCGCTAG
- a CDS encoding serine/threonine-protein kinase: MRVIAGRYEIRESLGSGGMANVHRAHDRVLDRDIALKLLREDIGKDATLRERFLREARLAGSLNHRNIVRVYDAGVDHETPWMAMELVDGPSLREHMTEIGPLPVDDAVVVMTEILSALEAAHETGVVHRDIKPANILLAGDGAKLGDFGIAKSLVAAGRDLTQLNQFLGTPKYTAPEVATGEAATTRSDLYSAGVVFWEMLAGHPPFEHANPLTLAMMHRTDPLPPLHEVREGLDPQLVSTIESALAKDPAERPRDAGTMRGMLLAGAAGAPAAVSAATRAIPVLPPAAPPPPPGVGPPPRRGGPDGRTETLVTSLPPRPPAPPPSRPRRRGIASTVWTILGFLALVGIAVAAFVAASSDSDGTSGPTPTATPSIVPTTPPATTPVETTAPEVPVEPTATPTTPEPTEEPEPDPTTEPEPEPTPTPTPAPTAPEPTSGPTESSGQLVPIPLPGAQTNDEGADSGRGDATPAPS; encoded by the coding sequence ATGCGTGTCATCGCCGGCCGGTACGAGATCCGCGAGTCGCTGGGCTCGGGGGGCATGGCCAACGTCCACCGAGCGCACGACCGCGTCCTGGACCGCGACATCGCCCTGAAGCTGCTGCGCGAGGACATCGGCAAGGACGCGACCCTCCGCGAGCGGTTCCTGCGCGAGGCGCGGCTGGCCGGCTCGCTGAACCACCGCAACATCGTCCGTGTGTACGACGCCGGGGTGGACCACGAGACCCCGTGGATGGCCATGGAGCTGGTCGACGGCCCCTCCCTCCGCGAGCACATGACCGAGATCGGCCCCCTGCCCGTCGACGACGCGGTTGTCGTCATGACCGAGATCCTGTCCGCGCTCGAGGCCGCCCACGAGACGGGCGTCGTCCACCGCGACATCAAGCCGGCCAACATCCTGCTGGCCGGCGACGGCGCGAAGCTCGGCGACTTCGGGATCGCCAAGTCGCTCGTCGCCGCCGGCCGCGACCTGACGCAGCTCAACCAGTTCCTCGGCACCCCCAAGTACACCGCCCCCGAGGTCGCCACCGGCGAGGCCGCCACGACACGATCCGACCTGTACTCCGCCGGGGTGGTCTTCTGGGAGATGCTGGCCGGCCACCCGCCGTTCGAGCACGCCAACCCGCTGACCCTGGCGATGATGCACCGCACCGACCCCCTCCCTCCCCTGCACGAGGTCAGGGAGGGGCTCGACCCGCAGCTCGTGTCCACCATCGAGAGCGCGCTGGCCAAGGATCCCGCCGAGCGGCCACGTGATGCCGGCACCATGCGCGGCATGCTCCTCGCGGGCGCAGCGGGCGCACCGGCTGCGGTCTCGGCCGCCACGAGGGCCATCCCCGTGCTGCCCCCCGCCGCACCGCCCCCTCCCCCGGGCGTCGGGCCTCCCCCTCGCCGGGGCGGACCCGACGGCCGGACCGAGACGTTGGTGACGTCGTTGCCACCACGACCGCCAGCTCCCCCACCGAGCCGCCCCAGGCGCCGCGGGATCGCCAGCACCGTGTGGACGATCCTGGGCTTCCTCGCGCTGGTCGGCATCGCGGTCGCGGCGTTCGTGGCGGCGTCCTCGGACTCCGACGGCACGTCCGGCCCCACGCCCACCGCCACCCCCTCGATCGTGCCGACCACACCCCCGGCGACGACACCCGTGGAGACCACGGCCCCCGAGGTGCCCGTGGAGCCCACCGCCACCCCGACCACACCGGAGCCCACGGAGGAGCCCGAGCCGGACCCGACGACGGAACCCGAACCGGAACCGACCCCCACGCCGACGCCGGCACCCACCGCGCCGGAGCCCACGAGCGGGCCGACGGAGTCGTCGGGGCAGCTCGTCCCCATCCCGCTGCCCGGCGCGCAGACCAACGACGAGGGTGCGGACTCCGGTCGGGGCGACGCCACCCCCGCACCCAGCTGA
- a CDS encoding DsbA family oxidoreductase: MSDAVTLFHDPTSPAAAVAVMRLTALAREGLPIAFEGFEAIGIDMAMPVDLDTLAVIDRLTPVAAAEGLSLRRPRSLPPTGLAHVLLAHGETTERAHELRLAVYRAFWEQQRTIDDIETLVHIADDAGLDRTAVGDLLSDRVALASRRRLMATHRRDGVGGVPVILASRTLVPGLLDTDQVRALAAAV; the protein is encoded by the coding sequence ATGAGCGACGCGGTGACCCTGTTCCACGACCCGACCTCCCCGGCGGCCGCCGTGGCCGTGATGCGCCTGACCGCCCTCGCCAGGGAGGGGCTGCCGATCGCCTTCGAGGGCTTCGAGGCCATCGGGATCGACATGGCGATGCCCGTCGACCTCGACACGCTGGCCGTGATCGACCGCCTGACCCCGGTGGCGGCGGCCGAGGGCCTGTCGCTGCGTCGTCCCCGGTCGTTGCCGCCGACCGGGCTTGCACACGTGCTCCTGGCCCACGGTGAGACGACCGAACGGGCCCACGAGCTGCGCCTCGCGGTCTACCGGGCCTTCTGGGAGCAGCAGCGCACGATCGACGACATCGAGACCCTCGTCCACATCGCCGACGACGCCGGGCTGGACCGCACGGCGGTCGGCGACCTGCTGAGCGACCGCGTGGCCCTGGCGTCGCGACGGCGACTCATGGCGACCCACCGTCGCGACGGCGTCGGTGGCGTACCGGTGATCCTGGCCAGCCGCACGCTCGTGCCCGGGTTGCTCGACACCGACCAGGTCCGCGCCCTCGCCGCCGCCGTCTGA
- a CDS encoding trypsin-like serine protease, whose protein sequence is MAALVVPAFASEWAVVGGGPADPAAWPSTVALIRADASDDVAGQFCTGTAVAEDLVLTAAHCFSSITGEQSRTASDVRVVAGRADLTDRSVGTDRLGVDLYVHPDFMAANHHNDVALLRVDAPLHVPVQRLAEAGRATPDPDTVGVILGWGRTGSGPEASSSSTAVLHEAHVPIVSAASCADAFDPSPDPSLHICAGGGGTEDDPRPDACRGDSGGPLLFPVADEPAEQFGITAFGSPQCGVGQPGVYASVAAARPFIDDVIAGNVGPTVPEDDPTLVDRVVRVAADSTTTTSPIEQAVASSRAVFAEASSDVAVITRDDAFPDGLAGSALLYGRGPLLFTSSRGPLADATRQELRRALRPGATVYVLGGRAAVPEEAVEAVRAEGFVPVRLAGDSRETTAVAVADEVVARYGKDNRPPFGTVVLATSGAWPDAVLAGQLSVWWGYPILLVPADRMPEAVEAALRRMQVDRLLVVGGPSAVSDTVVDVAARVSGADEVQRLAGASRAETGSQIAAFHRLELAARGQAPPDTAVAVNVRRDDGYAHILSAVPIVGATAGVFVPVEGEHGDVLPGLVELRICGMGAQPLAVGGHDLITDDVMTRVARTLGQAAC, encoded by the coding sequence GTGGCCGCACTCGTCGTGCCCGCGTTCGCGTCGGAGTGGGCGGTGGTCGGCGGCGGCCCCGCTGATCCCGCGGCGTGGCCCTCGACGGTCGCGCTGATCCGGGCCGACGCGTCCGACGACGTGGCCGGACAGTTCTGCACCGGAACTGCCGTCGCCGAGGACCTCGTGCTGACGGCCGCCCACTGCTTCTCCTCGATCACGGGCGAGCAGTCGCGCACCGCATCCGACGTGCGGGTGGTGGCCGGACGGGCGGACCTGACCGACCGCAGCGTGGGCACGGACCGGCTGGGCGTCGACCTGTACGTGCACCCCGACTTCATGGCCGCCAACCACCACAACGACGTGGCCCTGCTGCGCGTCGATGCACCCCTCCACGTGCCCGTCCAGCGGCTTGCCGAGGCCGGCAGGGCCACGCCCGATCCCGACACGGTCGGCGTCATCCTCGGCTGGGGGCGGACGGGGTCGGGGCCCGAGGCCTCGTCCTCGTCGACCGCGGTGCTGCACGAGGCCCATGTGCCGATCGTCTCGGCGGCCTCGTGCGCCGACGCCTTCGACCCCTCACCCGATCCCTCCCTGCACATCTGTGCCGGGGGCGGCGGGACCGAGGACGATCCCCGACCCGACGCCTGCCGCGGCGACTCGGGCGGTCCGCTGCTGTTCCCGGTCGCCGACGAACCCGCCGAGCAGTTCGGCATCACCGCCTTCGGGTCGCCCCAGTGCGGCGTGGGCCAGCCCGGCGTGTACGCCAGCGTCGCCGCAGCCCGCCCGTTCATCGACGACGTCATCGCCGGCAACGTGGGACCGACCGTGCCCGAGGACGACCCCACGTTGGTCGACCGGGTCGTGCGCGTGGCGGCCGACTCGACGACGACGACGTCGCCGATCGAGCAGGCCGTGGCGTCCTCTCGCGCGGTCTTCGCCGAGGCCAGCAGCGACGTGGCCGTCATCACCCGCGACGACGCGTTCCCCGACGGGTTGGCCGGCAGCGCTCTGCTCTACGGCCGTGGACCGCTGCTGTTCACCTCCTCCCGGGGCCCCCTGGCCGACGCGACCCGGCAGGAGCTCCGCCGTGCGCTTCGCCCCGGCGCCACGGTGTACGTCCTCGGCGGCCGGGCGGCCGTCCCGGAGGAGGCCGTCGAGGCGGTGCGCGCGGAGGGATTCGTCCCGGTCCGCCTCGCCGGTGACAGCCGCGAGACAACCGCGGTCGCGGTCGCCGACGAGGTCGTCGCCCGCTACGGCAAGGACAACCGACCCCCGTTCGGCACGGTCGTGCTCGCGACGTCCGGGGCGTGGCCGGACGCCGTGCTGGCCGGGCAGCTGTCGGTGTGGTGGGGCTACCCGATCCTGCTGGTGCCGGCCGACCGGATGCCGGAAGCGGTGGAGGCCGCCCTGCGGCGCATGCAGGTCGACCGCCTGCTCGTCGTCGGTGGCCCGTCCGCGGTCAGCGACACGGTGGTCGACGTGGCCGCCCGGGTGAGCGGCGCCGATGAGGTCCAGCGGCTCGCGGGTGCCAGCCGGGCCGAGACCGGCAGCCAGATCGCGGCGTTCCATCGCCTGGAGCTCGCCGCGCGTGGACAGGCCCCTCCCGACACCGCGGTCGCCGTCAACGTGCGTCGCGACGACGGGTATGCCCACATCCTCTCCGCCGTGCCGATCGTCGGCGCCACGGCCGGGGTGTTCGTGCCGGTCGAGGGCGAGCACGGCGACGTCCTGCCGGGCCTGGTCGAGCTCCGCATCTGCGGCATGGGTGCGCAACCCCTCGCCGTCGGCGGCCATGACCTGATCACCGACGACGTGATGACCCGGGTCGCCCGAACGCTGGGGCAAGCAGCCTGCTGA
- a CDS encoding acyl-CoA dehydrogenase family protein, whose product MQFDFTDDAKDLASGAREFLTGEYPASVVREAWESETGRDPKRWAQLAETGFVGVAIPEEHGGLGMGDVDMSLLLEEAGRANLPEPFLEVAAVAAPTIADYGSEELKAEWLPKIAAGEAVVTVQLGGAPLVADAHIADALLVEVDGALHLTTEFEATPQASLDGARRVFTVTATTGPDTLLTDDPAAAARAFDRAATATAAWLNGIGQQVLEMSVAYVMEREQFGRPVGSFQAVKHLLAETVLEVETSRAATWYAAYAVQHDTDDRVEAVSVAKSFASDAERTANTNSLQAHGGIGFTWEHDLHLWLKRGKALEGAYGTASWHRGRIADLVFG is encoded by the coding sequence ATGCAGTTCGACTTCACCGACGACGCCAAGGACCTGGCGTCGGGTGCACGTGAGTTCCTGACCGGCGAGTACCCGGCCTCCGTCGTCCGCGAGGCGTGGGAGTCCGAGACCGGCCGTGACCCCAAGCGCTGGGCGCAGCTGGCCGAGACCGGCTTCGTCGGCGTGGCCATCCCCGAGGAGCACGGTGGCCTCGGCATGGGCGACGTCGACATGTCGCTCCTCCTGGAGGAAGCCGGACGGGCGAACCTGCCCGAACCGTTCCTCGAGGTCGCTGCCGTCGCCGCGCCGACCATCGCCGACTACGGCTCGGAGGAGCTGAAGGCGGAGTGGTTGCCGAAGATCGCCGCCGGTGAGGCCGTGGTGACGGTCCAGCTCGGCGGCGCGCCGCTGGTCGCCGACGCCCACATCGCCGACGCGCTGCTGGTCGAGGTGGACGGTGCCCTGCACCTCACCACCGAGTTCGAGGCCACCCCGCAGGCGTCGCTCGACGGCGCCCGCCGGGTCTTCACCGTCACGGCAACGACCGGTCCGGACACCCTCCTCACCGACGATCCGGCAGCCGCGGCGCGGGCGTTCGACCGGGCGGCCACCGCCACGGCGGCCTGGCTCAACGGCATCGGGCAGCAGGTGCTGGAGATGAGCGTCGCCTACGTCATGGAGCGCGAGCAGTTCGGCCGTCCCGTGGGGTCGTTCCAGGCGGTCAAGCACCTGCTGGCCGAGACGGTGCTCGAGGTCGAGACCTCACGCGCCGCGACCTGGTACGCCGCCTACGCCGTCCAGCACGACACCGACGACCGGGTCGAGGCGGTCAGCGTCGCGAAGTCCTTCGCCTCCGACGCCGAGCGCACGGCCAACACCAACTCCCTGCAGGCCCACGGTGGCATCGGCTTCACTTGGGAGCACGACCTGCACCTGTGGCTCAAGCGCGGCAAGGCGCTGGAGGGGGCCTACGGGACGGCGTCGTGGCACCGCGGTCGCATCGCCGACCTCGTCTTCGGCTAG
- a CDS encoding acyl-CoA dehydrogenase has protein sequence MDLRETPEMQAFREEVSTWLAANVPDLPPVKGKEEFELYRAWERALFDAGYAAIHWPKAFGGRDADLMTQAVFAEEYARANGPQRINTLGLGLAGPTLMVHGTPEQQAQWLPGILSCEDIWCQGFSEPDAGSDLAAIRTTAVLEDDHYVVNGQKIWTSGGRFADWIFTLVRTNPDVPKHKGITYLMIDMSTPGIEVRPINQINNDAGFAEVFFDDVRVPAENVVGGVDNGWQVAMTTLSFERGTGLGSHVRFQKDLDGLVDIVRSVGAQDDPKVRDRIAALHVRNQVFRRNGQRTLTSITNGKPVGPEASLNKLFWSTMERDIFETGMDVMGPLAELAPEADAAVDHGTWHKKYWYSRAACIYAGTTQIQKNIIAERVLGLPKEPRVAGK, from the coding sequence GTGGACCTCCGAGAAACGCCAGAGATGCAGGCCTTCCGCGAGGAGGTGTCCACCTGGCTGGCCGCCAACGTGCCCGACCTGCCTCCCGTCAAGGGCAAGGAGGAGTTCGAGCTGTACCGGGCCTGGGAGCGCGCCCTCTTCGACGCCGGCTACGCCGCGATCCACTGGCCCAAGGCCTTCGGTGGCCGTGACGCCGACCTCATGACCCAGGCGGTCTTCGCCGAGGAGTACGCACGGGCGAACGGTCCGCAGCGCATCAACACCCTCGGCCTCGGCCTTGCCGGCCCGACGCTCATGGTCCACGGCACCCCCGAGCAGCAGGCCCAGTGGCTGCCCGGGATCCTGTCCTGTGAGGACATCTGGTGCCAGGGCTTCTCCGAGCCCGACGCCGGCTCGGACCTGGCCGCGATCCGCACGACGGCGGTGCTCGAGGACGACCACTACGTCGTCAACGGCCAGAAGATCTGGACCTCCGGAGGCCGCTTCGCCGACTGGATCTTCACCCTCGTCCGGACCAACCCCGACGTGCCGAAGCACAAGGGCATCACCTACCTGATGATCGACATGTCCACTCCGGGCATCGAGGTCCGTCCGATCAACCAGATCAACAACGACGCCGGGTTCGCCGAGGTCTTCTTCGACGACGTCCGGGTCCCCGCCGAGAACGTCGTCGGTGGCGTCGACAACGGCTGGCAGGTCGCCATGACGACCCTGTCGTTCGAACGTGGCACGGGCCTCGGCAGCCACGTCCGCTTCCAGAAGGACCTCGACGGCCTCGTCGACATCGTCCGCAGCGTCGGTGCCCAGGACGACCCCAAGGTCCGCGACCGCATCGCCGCCCTCCACGTCCGCAACCAGGTGTTCCGCCGCAACGGCCAGCGCACCCTCACCTCCATCACCAACGGCAAACCCGTCGGGCCGGAAGCCAGCCTCAACAAGCTGTTCTGGTCGACGATGGAGCGCGACATCTTCGAGACCGGGATGGACGTCATGGGCCCGCTGGCCGAGCTGGCGCCCGAGGCCGACGCCGCCGTCGACCACGGCACCTGGCACAAGAAGTACTGGTACTCGCGTGCGGCGTGCATCTACGCCGGCACCACGCAGATCCAGAAGAACATCATCGCCGAGCGCGTCCTTGGGCTGCCCAAGGAACCGCGTGTGGCTGGGAAGTAG
- a CDS encoding NAD(P)H-binding protein — translation MPVMVVGVENVVGRRAVELLVPRGGEVRVFVQAAATDGVEEERLADPDSFRAMGCKVAHGFLDDEAHLETALEQVHTVLLLAGRPTDDPDVYLDRAATVISAAIGAGCRRLVLLSDLAVTESGGNPWLEALAEAESLAADAPMESVVLRSALLYGHDDPLTVALAAGAAGEGASGAHWPIAADDVAMAAVLADAERELDTSLHVVVDVAGPVRVTTAELAAALADVVPAEDGEPLPPAALDLVHREVERPDGALGVSGAMLEDFGASVGQR, via the coding sequence ATGCCGGTCATGGTCGTGGGAGTCGAGAACGTCGTCGGTCGTCGTGCCGTGGAGCTGCTGGTCCCTCGCGGAGGTGAGGTACGCGTCTTCGTGCAGGCTGCTGCGACGGACGGTGTCGAGGAGGAACGGCTGGCCGACCCCGATTCCTTCCGAGCCATGGGCTGCAAGGTGGCGCACGGGTTCCTCGACGACGAGGCCCACCTCGAGACCGCCCTCGAGCAGGTCCACACCGTCCTGCTGCTGGCCGGCCGTCCGACGGACGATCCGGACGTGTACCTGGACCGGGCAGCGACCGTCATCAGCGCGGCCATCGGTGCGGGGTGTCGACGGCTGGTGCTGCTCAGCGACCTGGCGGTGACGGAGTCGGGAGGCAACCCGTGGCTCGAGGCGCTCGCCGAGGCGGAGTCGTTGGCTGCCGACGCGCCGATGGAGTCGGTCGTGCTCCGCTCCGCCCTGCTGTACGGGCACGACGACCCGTTGACCGTGGCGCTGGCCGCAGGCGCGGCAGGGGAGGGGGCGTCGGGTGCCCACTGGCCGATCGCTGCCGACGACGTGGCCATGGCTGCGGTGCTGGCCGACGCCGAACGCGAGCTGGACACATCCCTGCATGTGGTCGTCGACGTTGCCGGACCGGTCCGGGTGACGACCGCGGAGCTCGCCGCCGCGTTGGCGGACGTGGTGCCCGCGGAGGACGGCGAGCCGCTTCCGCCCGCCGCCCTGGACCTGGTGCACCGGGAGGTCGAGCGTCCCGACGGTGCGCTCGGCGTCAGCGGCGCGATGCTCGAGGACTTCGGCGCCTCCGTGGGCCAGCGGTAG